In Limimonas halophila, the following are encoded in one genomic region:
- a CDS encoding PilZ domain-containing protein: MTPDAPTTARERRKHRRVRVLWSARLRFPEETAELNCTVANVSGGGAKLTHVAWPAGEEARVVDRLEPGVAVRLSIAGTAEIPAEVVWCARGRMGVQFHLPAADVAARLGQTVDLRNP, from the coding sequence ATGACACCGGATGCCCCGACCACCGCGCGCGAACGCCGCAAACACCGACGCGTCCGCGTGCTCTGGAGCGCGCGCCTGCGCTTCCCCGAGGAAACGGCAGAGCTGAACTGCACGGTCGCCAACGTCTCCGGCGGCGGCGCCAAGCTGACGCACGTGGCCTGGCCCGCGGGCGAGGAAGCGCGCGTCGTGGACCGGCTGGAGCCGGGCGTGGCGGTGCGCCTGAGCATCGCGGGCACGGCCGAGATCCCAGCCGAGGTGGTGTGGTGCGCACGCGGGCGCATGGGCGTCCAGTTCCACCTCCCGGCGGCGGACGTGGCGGCGCGCCTGGGCCAGACGGTGGACCTGCGGAACCCCTGA
- a CDS encoding pentapeptide repeat-containing protein — protein sequence MNGRPDPSHQVGCTELNAAELKRILRSHQAFVNRKPGGQRAMLQFHDLSNLDLSGYDLSEADLTGAVLRRSRLDDVQLRGANLFGADLRMTRLHRANLTRADLRGASLRGADMTDAVVYDADIREAQLAHYDEAGNPQTTEFEALPAELSSITARGADFSRAQMGQAMALKTDFSDARLCNANFRNADLRRSILVGAAMEGADLSSANLGECKLTGAVLTDADIRGAKFQNADIRGAILDDDAGDAPEFFDAVKPATSAELVQRIDRMLNDHAAWVSTSSREGERADLSDADLRGFRKPGVNLAAAVMERIVLKNAVLIAAELPMAQLAFADLRGAHLAQANLRGADLQRAVLRGADLREARLGPVRNVGRDQHTCPANLAHAKLAECTLAGADLNEACLFGADLSDSDLTGAQLTRADLRQANLTRAQVDKGSLRKAYRDR from the coding sequence ATGAACGGGCGACCGGACCCCAGCCACCAGGTCGGCTGCACGGAACTCAACGCGGCGGAACTCAAGCGCATCCTCCGCTCGCACCAGGCGTTCGTGAACCGCAAGCCCGGCGGGCAGCGGGCGATGCTGCAGTTCCACGACCTGAGCAACCTGGACCTCTCGGGCTACGATCTCTCCGAGGCCGACCTGACCGGCGCCGTCCTGCGCCGCTCGCGCCTGGACGACGTGCAGCTGCGCGGCGCCAACCTCTTCGGCGCCGACCTGCGCATGACGCGCCTGCACCGCGCCAACCTGACGCGGGCCGACCTGCGCGGCGCCTCGCTGCGCGGCGCGGACATGACGGACGCCGTGGTCTACGACGCCGACATCCGCGAGGCGCAGCTCGCCCACTACGACGAGGCCGGCAACCCCCAGACCACGGAGTTCGAGGCCCTGCCCGCCGAGCTGTCGTCGATCACCGCGCGCGGCGCCGACTTTTCGCGCGCGCAGATGGGTCAGGCGATGGCGCTGAAGACGGACTTTTCCGACGCGCGGCTGTGCAACGCCAACTTCCGCAACGCCGACCTGCGCCGGTCCATCCTGGTGGGCGCGGCGATGGAGGGCGCGGACCTGTCCAGCGCCAACCTGGGCGAGTGCAAGCTCACGGGCGCGGTGCTCACCGACGCCGACATCCGCGGCGCCAAGTTCCAGAACGCGGACATCCGCGGCGCCATTCTTGACGACGACGCCGGCGACGCGCCCGAGTTCTTCGACGCGGTGAAGCCGGCGACGTCGGCCGAGCTGGTCCAGCGCATCGACCGCATGCTCAACGACCACGCCGCCTGGGTGAGCACCTCCTCGCGCGAGGGCGAACGCGCGGACCTTTCCGACGCGGATCTTCGGGGCTTCCGCAAGCCGGGCGTCAACCTGGCCGCGGCGGTGATGGAGCGCATCGTGCTCAAGAACGCGGTGCTGATCGCCGCGGAGCTGCCCATGGCGCAGCTGGCGTTCGCCGACCTGCGCGGCGCGCACCTGGCGCAGGCCAATCTGCGCGGCGCCGACCTGCAGCGGGCCGTGCTGCGCGGGGCGGACCTGCGGGAAGCGCGCCTGGGACCGGTGCGCAACGTCGGCCGCGACCAGCACACCTGCCCGGCCAACCTGGCCCACGCCAAGCTGGCGGAGTGCACCCTGGCCGGGGCGGACCTGAACGAGGCCTGCCTCTTCGGCGCCGACCTCTCGGACAGCGACCTGACGGGCGCCCAGCTTACCCGCGCCGACCTGCGCCAAGCCAACCTGACCCGCGCCCAGGTGGACAAGGGCAGCCTGCGCAAGGCCTACCGGGATCGGTGA
- a CDS encoding NAD-dependent deacylase — MSKDAGPIVVLTGAGISKESGLDTFRDEGGIWSRVSLEDVATPDAFRRQPDFVHRFYNDRRRQLLTGDVRPNAAHDALVRLEREWPGEVLVVTQNIDDLHDRAGQQNLIHMHGEILKALCLHCRAVHDWRADMDTATACPSCGEAGGMRPQVVWFGEMPLELERIFAALDTCSHFLAVGTSGAVQPAAGFVQQARFGAGAHCVELNLEPSDASSAFHDHHHGPATEVVPAYVDKLLAA, encoded by the coding sequence ATGTCGAAAGATGCAGGACCCATCGTTGTGCTGACGGGCGCCGGGATCTCGAAGGAGTCCGGCCTCGACACCTTCCGCGACGAAGGCGGGATCTGGTCCCGGGTGTCGCTGGAGGACGTGGCGACGCCCGACGCCTTCCGCCGCCAGCCCGACTTCGTCCACCGCTTCTACAACGACCGGCGGCGCCAGCTCTTGACCGGCGACGTGCGGCCCAACGCCGCGCACGACGCGCTGGTGCGCCTGGAGCGCGAGTGGCCAGGCGAGGTCCTGGTCGTCACCCAGAACATCGACGACCTGCACGACCGCGCCGGGCAGCAGAACCTGATCCACATGCACGGCGAGATCCTGAAGGCGCTGTGCCTGCACTGCCGCGCGGTTCACGACTGGCGCGCGGACATGGACACGGCCACCGCCTGCCCGAGTTGCGGCGAAGCCGGCGGCATGCGCCCCCAGGTCGTGTGGTTCGGCGAGATGCCGCTGGAGCTGGAGCGCATCTTCGCCGCGCTCGACACCTGCAGCCACTTCCTCGCCGTCGGCACCTCGGGCGCGGTTCAGCCCGCCGCCGGCTTCGTGCAGCAGGCCCGCTTCGGCGCCGGCGCCCACTGCGTCGAACTCAACCTCGAACCATCCGACGCATCCAGCGCCTTCCACGACCACCACCACGGCCCCGCGACCGAGGTGGTCCCCGCCTACGTCGACAAGCTGTTGGCAGCTTGA
- a CDS encoding low molecular weight protein-tyrosine-phosphatase — MRLLFVCTGNICRSPTAEAVVRRMATDAGVAHDLVLESAGTGDWHVGEAPDPRAVKAAKKRGYDLRGIRARQVRPADFEEFDVILAMTGGHMADLERMCPRGARAELRMMLAHAPKATHRDVPDPYYGDARGFETMLDLIEESARGLLADVARS, encoded by the coding sequence ATGCGTCTTCTCTTCGTCTGCACCGGGAACATCTGCCGCTCGCCCACGGCCGAGGCGGTCGTGCGCCGCATGGCGACCGACGCGGGCGTGGCCCACGACCTCGTGCTGGAATCCGCCGGCACGGGCGACTGGCACGTGGGCGAGGCGCCCGACCCGCGCGCGGTCAAGGCCGCCAAGAAGCGCGGCTACGACCTGCGCGGCATCCGCGCGCGTCAGGTGCGCCCCGCGGACTTCGAGGAATTCGACGTCATCCTGGCGATGACGGGCGGCCATATGGCCGACCTGGAGCGCATGTGCCCGCGTGGGGCGCGCGCCGAGTTGCGCATGATGCTTGCCCACGCGCCCAAAGCCACGCACCGCGACGTGCCCGATCCCTACTACGGCGACGCGCGCGGCTTCGAGACCATGCTGGACCTGATCGAGGAAAGCGCGCGCGGCCTGCTGGCGGACGTCGCGCGGTCATGA
- a CDS encoding fructosamine kinase family protein produces the protein MTLTAEQAARVTATTGAEVVRRRPLPGGCIAEVLRLDLDSGGSVVAKIAPRGGLSTEAYMLRTLAERSPLRVPAVLRADDDLLVLEHLDAGGRLDRAAQEDAAAHIAALHGVTGPYFGLERDTLIGPLHQPNPPTEGWVDFFRENRLLYMVEVARDAGSLPGRTKRVLERLAAKLESYIEEPAAPALIHGDLWTGNVLAKDGRITGFVDPAIYYADPEIELAFSTLFGTFGEPFFRRYDALMGVREGFFEVRRDLYNLYPLLVHAALFGGGYAQEVHRVAERYA, from the coding sequence ATGACGCTGACGGCCGAGCAGGCGGCGCGCGTAACCGCCACGACGGGCGCCGAGGTGGTGCGCCGCCGCCCCCTGCCCGGCGGCTGCATCGCCGAGGTGCTGCGCCTCGACCTCGACAGCGGCGGCAGCGTTGTCGCCAAGATCGCGCCGCGCGGCGGGCTCTCCACCGAAGCCTACATGCTGCGCACCCTGGCCGAGCGCTCGCCCCTGCGCGTGCCCGCGGTGCTGCGCGCCGACGACGACCTGCTGGTGCTGGAGCACCTGGACGCCGGCGGCCGGCTGGACCGCGCGGCGCAGGAAGACGCCGCGGCCCACATCGCCGCGCTGCACGGCGTCACCGGCCCCTATTTCGGGCTGGAGCGCGACACCCTGATCGGGCCGCTGCACCAGCCCAACCCGCCCACCGAGGGCTGGGTCGACTTCTTCCGCGAGAACCGCCTGCTCTACATGGTGGAGGTGGCGCGCGACGCCGGCAGCCTGCCCGGCCGCACCAAGCGCGTGCTGGAACGCCTCGCCGCCAAGCTGGAAAGCTACATCGAGGAGCCGGCGGCGCCCGCGCTGATCCACGGCGATCTGTGGACGGGCAACGTCCTGGCGAAGGACGGCCGCATCACCGGCTTCGTCGATCCCGCGATCTACTACGCCGACCCCGAGATCGAGCTGGCGTTTTCCACGCTCTTCGGCACCTTCGGCGAGCCCTTCTTCCGGCGCTACGACGCGCTGATGGGCGTGCGCGAGGGTTTCTTCGAGGTGCGCCGCGACCTCTACAACCTCTACCCACTCCTGGTGCACGCGGCGTTGTTCGGCGGCGGCTACGCCCAGGAGGTCCACCGCGTCGCGGAG